In Magnetospirillum sp. XM-1, a single window of DNA contains:
- a CDS encoding MFS transporter, with amino-acid sequence MIAIMTDADARPRRFPWGRPHWGRALRHRGYRLFFCGQAVSLMGSWMQMVAQSWLVYRLTGSAEMLGLVAFVGQIPVFVFGLLGGAMAEGRSRRRLILVTQGAFLVQAAALAALTLAGWVQVWHVLALAVLFGLINAVDIPARQAFTVDLVGKADLGNAVALDASIFNAARLVAPAAAGALVAQVGEGWCFALNALSFLGVLAALALMAEPATAFSAPAGESMLVRARAGLAFVAGHRPILALMAMLGLSGLMGMSFSVLMPVFADKVLGGGPQTLGWLMSGAGGGALLASLAVAGPAGGASRGRVAWGLCAFGAVLVAFALSTVTSLSMALLALAGMALVAHNTASQTMVQTLVPDEFRARTMALYTMTFMAATPLGSLLAGFLSERVGPQPTVALGGVACVLGALAYRRWAP; translated from the coding sequence ATGATCGCCATCATGACCGACGCCGATGCCAGACCTCGTCGATTTCCCTGGGGCCGACCTCATTGGGGACGCGCGCTCCGCCACCGGGGCTATCGCCTGTTCTTTTGCGGCCAGGCGGTGTCGCTGATGGGGTCGTGGATGCAGATGGTGGCCCAAAGCTGGCTGGTCTACCGCCTGACCGGCTCGGCCGAGATGCTGGGGTTGGTGGCCTTCGTCGGGCAGATCCCGGTCTTCGTCTTCGGCCTGCTGGGCGGCGCCATGGCCGAGGGGCGCTCGCGGCGGCGGCTGATCCTGGTGACCCAGGGCGCCTTTTTGGTCCAGGCGGCGGCGCTGGCCGCCCTGACCCTGGCCGGCTGGGTGCAGGTGTGGCACGTCCTGGCCCTGGCGGTGCTGTTCGGCCTCATCAACGCGGTGGACATCCCCGCCCGCCAGGCCTTCACCGTCGATCTGGTGGGCAAGGCCGACCTGGGCAACGCGGTGGCGCTGGACGCCTCCATCTTCAACGCGGCGCGCCTGGTGGCGCCGGCGGCGGCGGGCGCGCTGGTGGCCCAGGTGGGGGAGGGGTGGTGCTTCGCGCTCAACGCGCTCAGCTTCCTGGGCGTGCTGGCCGCCCTGGCGCTGATGGCCGAGCCGGCGACCGCGTTTTCCGCTCCGGCGGGGGAAAGCATGCTGGTCCGGGCCAGGGCCGGTCTGGCCTTTGTCGCCGGGCATCGCCCCATTCTGGCCCTGATGGCCATGCTGGGCCTGTCGGGCCTGATGGGCATGTCGTTCTCGGTGCTGATGCCGGTCTTCGCCGACAAGGTGCTGGGCGGCGGGCCCCAGACGCTGGGATGGCTGATGAGCGGGGCGGGGGGCGGCGCGCTGCTGGCTTCGCTGGCGGTGGCCGGGCCGGCGGGCGGGGCGTCGCGGGGCCGGGTGGCCTGGGGCCTGTGCGCCTTCGGCGCCGTCCTGGTGGCCTTCGCCCTGTCCACCGTGACGAGCCTGTCCATGGCGCTGCTGGCCCTGGCCGGCATGGCGCTGGTGGCCCACAACACCGCGTCGCAGACCATGGTCCAGACCCTGGTGCCTGACGAGTTCCGGGCGCGGACCATGGCGCTCTATACCATGACCTTCATGGCGGCGACGCCGTTGGGCTCGCTGCTGGCGGGCTTCCTGTCCGAACGCGTCGGGCCGCAGCCCACCGTGGCCCTGGGGGGAGTGGCCTGCGTTCTCGGCGCGCTGGCCTATCGCCGCTGGGCGCCCTGA
- a CDS encoding carbohydrate kinase family protein yields the protein MARIVVLGSIARDEVIHLDDRLLEGRHLQGAPPVPRLGGGGANTAIALAHAGHEVSLVAAVGTDPLADELLAEASRHGVDIGPVTRISGASTRSLVLLDPSGERTIVNLTRSREARPPQRLLSLDADCVYVRSNGQDLSELLRTKAKLCPIVAQFRPLREGRLPVHVLVGSQKDLDERILADPLAEGRRLAGDVLRWVVITHGAEGAEAFGIEGQRLRATAPDVDAVDTTGAGDAFAAGMAHALALRLDMAQALPLAVRWGAAKVTRGGSFLDRDTVRDLIRESTGRSSPSRP from the coding sequence ATGGCCCGAATCGTAGTCCTGGGCAGCATTGCCCGCGACGAAGTCATCCACCTGGACGACCGCCTGCTGGAGGGACGCCATCTGCAGGGCGCGCCGCCTGTTCCCCGCCTGGGCGGCGGCGGCGCCAACACCGCCATCGCGCTGGCCCATGCCGGCCACGAGGTGTCGCTGGTCGCGGCGGTGGGGACCGATCCCCTGGCCGACGAATTGCTGGCGGAAGCGTCGCGCCACGGCGTGGATATCGGCCCCGTCACCCGCATATCAGGCGCCAGCACCCGCTCGCTGGTGCTGCTTGACCCCAGTGGCGAACGCACCATCGTCAACCTGACCCGATCGCGCGAGGCCCGGCCGCCGCAGCGCCTGCTCAGCCTGGACGCCGACTGCGTCTATGTGCGCTCCAACGGCCAGGACCTGTCGGAGCTGCTGCGGACCAAGGCGAAGCTGTGCCCCATCGTGGCCCAGTTCAGGCCGTTACGCGAAGGCCGGCTGCCCGTCCATGTGCTGGTCGGCTCGCAAAAGGATCTGGATGAACGCATCCTCGCCGATCCCCTGGCCGAGGGGCGAAGGCTGGCCGGGGACGTGCTGCGCTGGGTGGTGATCACCCACGGAGCCGAGGGCGCCGAGGCGTTCGGCATCGAAGGCCAGCGCCTCAGGGCCACCGCCCCCGACGTGGACGCGGTGGACACCACCGGGGCGGGCGACGCCTTCGCCGCCGGCATGGCCCATGCCCTGGCGCTCCGGCTCGACATGGCCCAGGCCCTGCCCCTGGCGGTGCGCTGGGGCGCGGCCAAGGTGACCCGGGGCGGGTCCTTCCTCGACCGCGACACCGTGCGCGATTTGATCAGAGAATCGACTGGCCGGTCTTCGCCCAGTCGGCCATGA
- the fsa gene encoding fructose-6-phosphate aldolase: protein MKFFIDTAEVAEIRELAATGLVDGVTTNPSLIAKSGRKILDVIAEICDIVPGPISAEVAATDFDTMLAEGRKLAALRPNVAVKVPLTPAGLKTCKVLADDGVPVNVTLCFSANQAILAAKAGAAFISPFVGRLDDIGQDGMELIADIVEIYREYPAFRTEVLAASIRHPMHVTEAARLGAHVVTMPPTVLKQMYQHPLTDKGLAAFMADWAKTGQSIL, encoded by the coding sequence ATGAAGTTCTTCATCGATACCGCCGAAGTCGCGGAAATCCGCGAGCTTGCCGCCACCGGTCTGGTGGACGGCGTCACCACCAATCCGTCGCTGATCGCCAAGTCGGGGCGCAAGATTCTCGACGTGATCGCCGAGATCTGCGACATCGTGCCCGGCCCCATCTCGGCCGAGGTGGCCGCCACCGATTTCGACACCATGCTGGCCGAGGGCCGCAAGCTGGCGGCGTTGCGCCCCAACGTGGCGGTCAAGGTGCCGCTGACCCCGGCCGGCCTCAAGACCTGCAAGGTGCTGGCCGACGACGGCGTGCCGGTCAACGTCACGCTGTGCTTCTCGGCCAATCAGGCCATCCTGGCCGCCAAGGCCGGCGCCGCCTTCATCTCGCCCTTCGTCGGGCGTCTGGACGATATCGGCCAGGACGGCATGGAGCTGATCGCCGACATCGTCGAAATCTATCGGGAATATCCGGCCTTCCGCACCGAGGTGCTGGCCGCCTCGATCCGCCATCCCATGCATGTGACCGAAGCGGCGCGTCTGGGCGCCCATGTGGTCACCATGCCGCCCACCGTGCTCAAGCAGATGTACCAGCATCCGCTGACCGACAAGGGCCTGGCCGCCTTCATGGCCGACTGGGCGAAGACCGGCCAGTCGATTCTCTGA
- the fliN gene encoding flagellar motor switch protein FliN, translated as MADDDAINAALGIGDNREAVYDVSVELSAVLGTANLPIAQLLKLGRGAVVELDRKVNDPVDLYVNRKKVCRAEVVVVEDHLAVTITEVLKRAAD; from the coding sequence ATGGCCGACGACGACGCGATCAACGCAGCCCTGGGGATCGGAGACAACCGCGAGGCGGTCTACGACGTCTCGGTGGAGCTGTCGGCGGTGCTGGGCACCGCCAACCTGCCCATCGCCCAGCTGCTGAAGCTGGGCCGCGGCGCGGTGGTGGAACTGGACCGCAAGGTCAACGATCCCGTCGACCTCTACGTCAACCGCAAGAAGGTCTGCCGCGCCGAGGTGGTGGTGGTCGAGGACCATCTGGCGGTGACCATCACCGAGGTGCTCAAGCGCGCTGCTGATTGA
- a CDS encoding alpha/beta hydrolase yields the protein MKLELLHCHPPEGPVQGRPSLLFVHGSYCGAWVWAERFMPFFARRGWSSHALSLRGHGESEGGFNYASLADYVTDIHSAMAHVGGEMILVGHSMGGLLVQHCLAGDDRVRAAVLMASVPPSGLMSSALHLSVFSPDVCLQFGLLQALGPSVVKGEVIRRAFFSDATPADTLAHLLPRLQKESHRICVELLNPVRPRLPLGGDRPPVLVLGGDRDVLVPSAALMETATYFGADLSLLTGAPHGLMLDDCWWQPTAERTLAWLAAKGF from the coding sequence GTGAAACTGGAACTGCTGCACTGCCATCCGCCGGAAGGCCCGGTTCAGGGGCGTCCGTCGCTGCTGTTCGTTCACGGTTCCTATTGCGGCGCCTGGGTATGGGCCGAACGCTTCATGCCGTTCTTCGCCCGGCGCGGCTGGTCCAGCCACGCGCTGTCGCTGCGCGGCCACGGGGAAAGCGAAGGCGGCTTCAATTACGCCTCCCTGGCCGATTACGTCACCGACATCCACTCGGCCATGGCCCATGTGGGCGGCGAGATGATCCTGGTCGGCCATTCCATGGGGGGCCTGCTGGTCCAGCACTGCCTGGCCGGGGACGACCGCGTGCGCGCCGCCGTGCTGATGGCCAGCGTGCCGCCGTCGGGCCTGATGTCCTCGGCCCTGCACCTTTCGGTGTTTTCCCCCGACGTCTGCCTGCAGTTCGGATTGCTGCAGGCCCTGGGGCCGTCGGTGGTGAAGGGCGAGGTCATCCGCCGCGCCTTCTTCTCCGACGCCACGCCCGCCGACACCCTGGCCCATCTGCTGCCCCGGCTGCAGAAGGAATCGCACCGCATCTGCGTCGAATTGCTCAATCCGGTGCGGCCGCGCCTACCCTTGGGCGGCGACCGCCCCCCGGTCCTGGTGCTGGGCGGAGACCGCGACGTCCTGGTGCCGTCCGCCGCCCTGATGGAGACCGCCACCTATTTCGGCGCCGACCTTTCCCTGCTGACCGGCGCGCCCCACGGGCTGATGCTCGATGATTGCTGGTGGCAGCCGACGGCCGAACGGACCCTGGCCTGGCTGGCGGCCAAGGGGTTCTGA